From a region of the Helianthus annuus cultivar XRQ/B chromosome 5, HanXRQr2.0-SUNRISE, whole genome shotgun sequence genome:
- the LOC110922927 gene encoding acyl carrier protein 1, chloroplastic, producing MVSFSNMGITNLPLSFCRLQISCDAKPETVDKVCNIDRKQLDLKEDMSVSGESKFAALGADSLDTVEIVMGLEEEFGITIEEESAQNIATVQDAADLIEKILEKDSA from the exons ATGGTTTCTTTCTCCAATATGGGAATAACCAATCTCCCATTGTCATTCTGTCGCCTTCAAATTTCATGTGAT GCCAAACCAGAGACAGTAGACAAGGTTTGCAACATAGATAGAAAACAACTGGATCTAAAAGAAGATATGTCAGTTTCTGGTGAATCAAAGTTTGCTGCACTGGGAGCTGATTCACTTGACACG GTCGAGATTGTGATGGGGCTTGAGGAAGAGTTTGGTATCACCATTGAAGAAGAGAGTGCCCAGAATATTGCGACGGTTCAAGATGCTGCAGATCTTAT
- the LOC110922928 gene encoding uncharacterized protein At2g34160 — translation MEKNQISVVGVPDAILVKYMEVTEEYIKRYNNVKLSALGMAIPTVVLISEILKEHGLATQKLIAVSTVQTNDKFTSRHI, via the exons ATGGAGAAGAATCAGATCTCGGTGGTTGGAGTTCCAGATGCGATTCTCGTCAAGTATATGGAGGTGACCGAG GAATACATCAAGCGTTACAACAACGTCAAGCTCTCAGCCTTGGGGATGG CCATACCAACTGTTGTTTTAATATCCGAGATTCTGAAGGAACATGGACTGGCAACTCAGAAAT TGATAGCCGTATCAACTGTTCAAACCAATGATAAATTTACTAGCAGACACATTTAG
- the LOC110924928 gene encoding protein FAR1-RELATED SEQUENCE 2-like, with amino-acid sequence MIFTSLDDCYSMYVTYAKACGFLVRKGTKKINSKGVLHIKYYMCTRVGVYKDKKVDTLDPNQKERLVRSNFSKRTDCGALLCVIFEAGSWKVYKFVEEDNHDLVECPDKHFLPTERHLTQLQKHVIHNMSKLNLGPVKAFNVMKTCFGGFENVGASKVEFKKYKRYAMEFVPFTGIYNHHCNVAFGAALMASETADTYIWLLRVFLKAVGSQPKVVVTDQDPAMKKAISAVFVDTRHRLCMWHVMHKLSLKVDMLIFTFGVLGYTAF; translated from the exons ATGATATTCACAAGCCTCGATGATTGTTATTCAATGTATGTTACGTATGCCAAGGCTTGTGGGTTTTTAGTCAGGAAAGGGACTAAAAAGATAAACTCCAAAGGTGTATTACATATTAAGTATTATATGTGTACGAGAGTTGGGGTATATAAGGATAAGAAGGTTGATACGTTGGACCCCAATCAAAAGGAACGTTTAGTGCGATCCAACTTTTCAAAGAGGACTGATTGTGGTGCACTGTTATGTGTAATTTTTGAGGCTGGATCATGGAAGGTCTATAAGTTTGTCGAGGAGGACAACCATGATCTTGTTGAATGTCCTGATAAGCATTTTCTTCCAACTGAACGACACCTCACTCAGCTCCAGAAGCATGTTATACACAACATGTCTAAGTTGAATTTGGGTCCAGTCAAGGCCTTTAATGTTATGAAGACTTGTTTTGGCGGTTTTGAAAACGTGGGTGCAAGTAAAGTTGAATTTAAGAAATACAAGAG ATACGCTATGGAATTTGTACCTTTCACTGGTATATACAATCACCACTGTAATGTTGCATTTGGTGCTGCATTAATGGCATCGGAAACTGCTGATACGTATATTTGGTTGTTGAGAGTTTTTCTAAAAGCTGTTGGTtctcaaccaaaagttgttgtcactGACCAAGATCCAGCAATGAAGAAGGCTATTTCTGCTGTATTTGTTGACACGAGGCATCGGTTATGCATGTGGCATGTGATGCATAAACTTTCTCTGAAGGTTGATATGCTTATTTTTACCTTTGGCGTTTTAGGATACACTGCGTTTTAA